A part of Lepisosteus oculatus isolate fLepOcu1 chromosome 16, fLepOcu1.hap2, whole genome shotgun sequence genomic DNA contains:
- the sox18 gene encoding transcription factor Sox-18A, translated as MNISESNYCREETSQPRGDCSWVAAHSPSSDRGLGFNQTRIGDPGSVVGAEGRTASPESGCGLGPASGISEGKSGAESRIRRPMNAFMVWAKDERKRLAQQNPDLHNAVLSKMLGQSWKALSTVEKRPFVEEAERLRLQHLQDHPNYKYRPRRKKQAKKIKRMEPSLLLHGLSQTCGGENYSMNHQNGSQSGHHQLPPLNHFRDLHSVGSEFESYGLPTPEMSPLDVLEEGDPVFFPPHMHDDVNLVPWINYHHNPHHHHHHHLPPPQKSPESHQEKRHIPGPEGTHMSFSQNPVGVAEAVKGSHTSSVYYNQVYSGPQGGFTAHLGQLSPPPEAPTLDNVEQLNHSEFWTEVDRNEFDQYLNMSRTRLEGPGQHYTASMSKVPPRHISCEDSPLISALSDASSAVYYSACITG; from the exons ATGAATATATCTGAGTCTAATTATTGTAGAGAGGAGACTTCTCAGCCAAGGGGCGATTGTTCATGGGTCGCAGCCCACAGCCCCAGCTCTGATCGCGGGCTGGGGTTCAACCAGACCCGAATAGGAGATCCAGGATCTGTGGTAGGAGCTGAGGGCCGGACTGCCAGCCCCGAATCTGGGTGTGGATTGGGTCCGGCCTCGGGAATCTCAGAAGGGAAATCTGGAGCAGAGTCTAGGATTCGCCGGCCCATGAACGCTTTCATGGTGTGGGcaaaagatgaaagaaaacGTCTGGCTCAGCAAAACCCCGATCTGCACAATGCAGTCCTGAGCAAAATGTTGG GCCAATCCTGGAAAGCTCTGAGCACGGTCGAGAAGCGTCCATTTGTGGAAGAAGCTGAGAGACTCAGGCTCCAGCACCTCCAGGATCACCCCAATTACAAATACCGCCCAAGGAGAAAGAAGCAAGCCAAGAAAATCAAGCGGATGGAGCCAAGCCTCCTTCTTCACGGCCTTTCCCAGACTTGCGGTGGTGAAAACTACAGCATGAATCACCAGAATGGGAGCCAGTCGGGTCACCACCAGCTGCCTCCGCTAAACCACTTCAGAGACCTGCACTCCGTGGGCTCGGAGTTTGAGAGCTATGGGCTGCCAACGCCTGAGATGTCTCCTCTGGATGTGCTGGAAGAAGGCGATCCGGTCTTCTTCCCACCCCATATGCATGACGACGTGAACTTGGTGCCCTGGATTAACTACCACCACAATccgcaccaccaccaccaccaccacctcccACCCCCCCAGAAGTCCCCAGAGAGCCACCAGGAGAAGCGGCACATCCCTGGGCCTGAGGGGACACACATGTCCTTCTCCCAGAACCCCGTGGGCGTTGCTGAGGCGGTGAAGGGCTCCCACACCAGCAGTGTTTATTACAACCAGGTCTACTCAGGCCCACAGGGGGGCTTCACAGCTCATCTGGGCCAGCTCTCACCTCCGCCTGAAGCTCCCACTCTGGACAATGTGGAGCAGCTTAATCACTCTGAGTTCTGGACAGAAGTTGACCGCAACGAGTTTGACCAGTATCTGAACATGAGCAGGACTCGTCTCGAGGGCCCGGGACAGCACTACACAGCCTCCATGTCCAAGGTGCCTCCCAGACATATATCTTGTGAGGACAGCCCCTTGATATCAGCCTTGTCAGATGCCAGCAGTGCTGTGTACTACAGTGCCTGCATCACGGGGTAG